Proteins encoded within one genomic window of Streptomyces kaniharaensis:
- a CDS encoding AraC family transcriptional regulator — MLEHLNRAMEHIERNLDHEVEVAELARIAMTSEYHFRRLFSMLAGIPLSEYVRRRRLTVAGAEVLGGERTLLDVAVRYGYTSGEAFARAFRAMHGVGPGEARRDGAVLKSQPRMSFRLVVEGTSTMEYRIVQKPALRIVGKRARVTLIYEGVNPAIAEFIKGLGTETVARISALSDQDPDGIISVTDCLSENREEGSDVDYWHAVVARPDAELPDDLDVLDVPAGTWAVFSSTGPFPQALQRMWGDTASQWFPSNPYEARPGPELLRTRFVPGTGDAEAQLWIPVTRVARS; from the coding sequence GTGCTGGAGCACCTGAACCGCGCGATGGAGCACATCGAGCGGAACCTGGACCACGAGGTCGAGGTGGCCGAGCTGGCGCGGATCGCGATGACGTCGGAGTACCACTTCCGGCGGCTGTTCTCGATGCTCGCCGGGATACCGCTGTCGGAGTACGTCCGGCGCCGGCGGCTGACCGTCGCGGGTGCCGAAGTGCTCGGCGGCGAGCGGACGCTGCTCGATGTCGCGGTGCGCTACGGCTACACCTCGGGGGAGGCGTTCGCCCGGGCGTTCCGGGCGATGCACGGGGTCGGGCCGGGAGAGGCCCGGCGCGACGGCGCGGTGCTCAAGTCCCAGCCCCGGATGTCCTTCCGACTCGTCGTGGAAGGAACCAGCACCATGGAATACCGCATCGTGCAGAAGCCGGCGCTCCGGATCGTCGGCAAGAGGGCCCGGGTCACCCTGATCTACGAGGGGGTGAACCCGGCGATCGCCGAGTTCATCAAGGGGCTCGGCACGGAGACCGTCGCCCGGATCTCGGCGCTCTCCGACCAGGATCCGGACGGCATCATCTCGGTGACCGACTGCCTGTCGGAGAACCGCGAGGAGGGGTCCGACGTCGACTACTGGCACGCGGTGGTGGCGCGTCCGGACGCCGAGCTGCCGGACGACCTGGACGTGCTCGACGTCCCGGCCGGCACCTGGGCGGTGTTCAGCAGCACCGGGCCGTTCCCGCAGGCGCTCCAGCGCATGTGGGGCGACACGGCGAGCCAGTGGTTCCCGTCCAACCCGTACGAGGCCCGGCCGGGCCCGGAGCTGCTGCGGACCCGCTTCGTCCCGGGGACGGGCGACGCCGAGGCACAGCTGTGGATCCCGGTGACGCGGGTGGCGCGGAGCTGA
- a CDS encoding protein kinase domain-containing protein produces the protein MADGTPTDAVPRTRVDRWPWGRRDLTRIPDPPTRLRRLRADPEAPTRVKPRAATPPTQTRRPAPARGGHFGGAFPAALLNRYEPYQVAGSGTEGTVWHVRRTDGGGDAAVKVTRSGQAMDTDLLEHLRDEAYRRHVPRITDYGQVEHAGVGCDWVAMEYLPVTLADRIAALTRDGRHADPRETEPIVRELVAMLDFWQRRIQRNPVDFKPANILVRPGGGPGSPGGPGEFVIADFGGVAKLTASRSFSPEMQVTVAYMAPEQLAGSNHPAGPWWGLGNVLYELFTGRPRYLDQDGLLLSDEVLQYDLVFSEEVDLSAVTDPRRLLLLQGLFTRNPAQRWKAEQVRSWLAGGSPAVVRPQATAAGATGGHAHRPITFLGDPYHAPSVLAWTMLNRSGEAAEWLVDGGAQRLLAWLRDDVRDTVFDLHYLRDVDRARGAGRARAAALAVLALGAAFAPSATPHYRERPIDTAGLTRIGTEPDVVAFLDELLAASVPAVAARYDCDHPECSGEHCGRLLALTRVPQAVTETDRAARELGGGGRTGDGLTVDERAQAYRLALWLTVRPEEHARLLARLSPLPTAVYRLPLSGRVSAVTAVVAAVVADVVLAAWSAVRRDAVDGVRRRWSALRRRAVSADPGSVPGCAVLVAAETLRARRAPAECGRAAGGRTAQGRTATGGRTREPVVWRPWVRVWWANTGTALPRQAAAALLLLVALALVLWAGALARISVDAGNQLKILPNSLFGGHLRTAGEHAARAVAPQLGAALAAAVTLVVFPARVGRGTIALAAAGAGAIGYLRLGPPMTVLKPPPALADRVVMFEGGMGSWAAVAATVGVVLALVLVERATRLLRPVHDARRRTVEEWRRLAEGRRASGGGRRASRPAAAVKASWPGPAATAWRTGAPGLRDRALFVLGSSFVLVVLLWATVEVRLAATGHHPTPASWGTGQAGAAYQAGFTLLLATVSAATTLAGPGAARRLFVLWLLGTLLLGAWPPPLGPMEALRIPVAEPLYGGIAELWGHSAFWAAVLIALPLACLGIQRTIGRTGRR, from the coding sequence ATGGCCGACGGCACGCCGACGGATGCGGTCCCGCGGACGCGGGTGGACCGATGGCCCTGGGGCCGCCGTGACCTGACCCGGATCCCGGACCCGCCCACGCGGTTGCGGCGGCTGCGCGCCGACCCGGAGGCGCCGACCCGGGTCAAACCCCGCGCCGCCACCCCGCCGACACAGACCCGCCGCCCGGCGCCCGCGCGCGGCGGCCACTTCGGGGGTGCCTTCCCGGCGGCCCTGCTGAACCGCTACGAGCCGTACCAGGTCGCCGGTTCGGGCACCGAGGGCACCGTCTGGCACGTCCGGCGGACGGACGGCGGCGGGGACGCCGCGGTGAAGGTCACCCGGTCCGGCCAGGCCATGGACACCGACCTGCTGGAGCACCTGCGCGACGAGGCCTACCGCCGCCACGTGCCGCGGATCACCGACTACGGCCAGGTCGAGCACGCCGGGGTGGGCTGCGACTGGGTGGCGATGGAGTACCTGCCCGTCACCCTCGCCGACCGCATCGCCGCCCTGACCCGCGACGGCCGGCACGCAGACCCGCGCGAGACCGAACCCATCGTCCGCGAACTCGTCGCCATGCTCGACTTCTGGCAGCGGCGGATCCAGCGCAACCCGGTCGACTTCAAGCCCGCCAACATCCTGGTGCGCCCCGGCGGTGGCCCCGGGAGCCCGGGTGGCCCCGGCGAGTTCGTTATCGCGGACTTCGGCGGCGTCGCCAAGCTCACCGCCAGCCGCAGCTTCTCGCCCGAGATGCAGGTCACCGTCGCCTACATGGCCCCCGAGCAGCTGGCCGGCTCCAACCACCCGGCCGGCCCCTGGTGGGGGCTCGGCAACGTGCTGTACGAGCTGTTCACCGGCCGGCCCCGCTACCTCGACCAGGACGGCCTGCTGCTCAGCGACGAGGTGCTGCAGTACGACCTGGTCTTCTCGGAGGAGGTCGACCTCTCCGCCGTCACCGATCCGCGCCGGCTGCTCCTCCTGCAGGGCCTGTTCACCAGGAACCCGGCGCAGCGCTGGAAGGCCGAGCAGGTCAGGAGCTGGCTGGCGGGCGGCAGCCCCGCGGTCGTCCGGCCCCAGGCGACCGCGGCAGGCGCGACGGGCGGCCATGCCCACCGGCCGATCACCTTCCTCGGCGACCCCTACCACGCCCCGTCCGTCCTGGCCTGGACGATGCTGAACCGCTCCGGCGAGGCCGCCGAGTGGCTGGTCGACGGCGGCGCGCAGAGGCTGCTGGCCTGGCTGCGCGACGACGTCCGCGACACCGTGTTCGACCTGCACTACCTCCGGGACGTCGACCGCGCCCGGGGCGCCGGGCGGGCCCGCGCGGCGGCCCTCGCGGTGCTCGCCCTCGGCGCCGCGTTCGCGCCGTCCGCCACCCCGCACTACCGCGAACGCCCGATCGACACCGCCGGCCTGACCCGGATCGGCACCGAGCCGGACGTCGTCGCGTTCCTCGACGAGCTGCTCGCCGCCTCGGTGCCGGCCGTCGCCGCGCGCTACGACTGCGACCACCCCGAGTGCTCCGGCGAGCACTGCGGGCGGCTGCTCGCCCTCACCCGCGTGCCGCAGGCCGTGACCGAGACGGACCGCGCCGCCCGCGAGCTCGGCGGCGGCGGACGCACCGGCGACGGGCTGACCGTCGACGAACGGGCCCAGGCGTACCGCCTGGCGCTGTGGCTGACCGTCCGGCCCGAGGAGCACGCCCGGCTGCTCGCCCGGCTCTCCCCGCTGCCCACCGCGGTGTACCGGCTGCCGCTGTCCGGGCGGGTGTCGGCGGTGACGGCCGTGGTGGCGGCGGTCGTGGCGGACGTCGTGCTGGCGGCCTGGAGCGCGGTGCGCCGCGACGCGGTGGACGGCGTGCGCCGGCGCTGGTCCGCTCTGCGCAGGCGTGCCGTGAGCGCCGACCCCGGATCGGTGCCCGGCTGTGCGGTGCTGGTCGCCGCCGAGACGCTGCGGGCCAGGCGCGCACCCGCCGAGTGCGGGCGCGCGGCCGGCGGACGGACGGCGCAGGGGCGGACGGCGACGGGCGGGCGCACCCGTGAGCCCGTCGTGTGGCGGCCGTGGGTGCGGGTCTGGTGGGCGAACACCGGTACCGCGCTGCCCCGGCAGGCCGCGGCGGCGCTACTGCTGCTCGTCGCCCTCGCGCTGGTGCTCTGGGCGGGCGCGCTCGCGCGGATCAGCGTCGACGCCGGGAACCAGCTGAAGATCCTGCCCAACAGCCTCTTCGGCGGTCACCTGCGAACGGCCGGGGAGCACGCGGCGCGAGCGGTGGCGCCCCAGCTGGGCGCGGCCCTCGCGGCGGCCGTCACCTTGGTGGTCTTCCCCGCCCGGGTCGGCCGGGGGACGATCGCACTGGCCGCCGCCGGCGCCGGCGCGATCGGCTACCTGCGGCTGGGGCCGCCGATGACGGTGCTCAAGCCGCCGCCCGCGCTGGCCGACCGGGTGGTCATGTTCGAGGGCGGCATGGGCAGTTGGGCCGCAGTGGCGGCGACCGTCGGGGTCGTCCTGGCCCTGGTCCTGGTCGAGCGCGCCACCAGGCTGCTCCGGCCGGTCCACGACGCGCGGCGCCGGACCGTGGAGGAGTGGCGGCGCCTGGCCGAGGGCCGTCGGGCCTCCGGCGGCGGCCGACGGGCTTCCCGCCCCGCGGCCGCGGTCAAGGCGTCCTGGCCGGGACCTGCGGCGACGGCCTGGCGGACGGGCGCCCCCGGCCTGCGCGACCGCGCCCTGTTCGTGCTCGGCAGCAGCTTCGTCCTGGTCGTCCTGCTGTGGGCGACCGTCGAGGTCCGGCTGGCTGCCACCGGCCACCACCCGACCCCGGCGTCCTGGGGCACCGGCCAGGCCGGAGCCGCCTACCAGGCCGGCTTCACGCTCCTGCTGGCCACGGTGTCCGCCGCCACCACCCTGGCCGGGCCCGGGGCCGCCCGCCGCCTGTTCGTCCTGTGGCTCCTCGGCACCCTGCTGCTCGGCGCCTGGCCCCCGCCGCTCGGTCCGATGGAGGCCCTGCGCATCCCCGTGGCCGAGCCGCTCTACGGCGGCATCGCCGAGCTCTGGGGCCACAGCGCCTTCTGGGCGGCCGTCCTGATCGCCCTCCCCCTGGCCTGCCTCGGCATCCAGCGCACCATCGGCCGCACCGGCCGCCGCTGA
- a CDS encoding GTP cyclohydrolase II, with the protein MPQPGSATVRSRVRIPLTFPDGYRADAEVFTFHGLADGAEHIALAFGEVPQGGTPLVRLHSECLTGDVFGSDRCDCGPQLRESVERISEAGGYLLYLRQEGRGIGLYNKLDAYALQDSGLDTYDANTALGLPEDGRDYTAAAQMLTALGAAGIELLSNNPDKAAQLACLGITVERRTPTGVHLSASNVRYLRAKVERTGHSIELSRLVG; encoded by the coding sequence ATGCCGCAGCCCGGCTCCGCCACGGTGCGCTCACGCGTGCGCATCCCGCTGACCTTCCCGGACGGCTACCGCGCCGACGCGGAGGTCTTCACCTTCCACGGACTGGCTGACGGCGCCGAGCACATCGCGCTCGCGTTCGGCGAGGTGCCGCAGGGCGGGACGCCGCTGGTGCGGCTGCACTCGGAGTGCCTGACCGGCGACGTGTTCGGCTCGGACCGCTGCGACTGCGGCCCGCAGCTGCGCGAGTCGGTCGAGCGGATCAGCGAGGCCGGCGGCTACCTGCTCTACCTGCGCCAGGAGGGCCGCGGCATCGGGCTCTACAACAAGCTCGACGCGTACGCCCTCCAGGACTCGGGCCTCGACACGTACGACGCCAACACCGCCCTCGGCCTCCCCGAGGACGGCCGCGACTACACCGCCGCCGCCCAGATGCTGACCGCCCTCGGCGCCGCGGGCATCGAGCTGCTGAGCAACAATCCGGACAAGGCGGCGCAGCTGGCCTGCCTCGGGATCACCGTGGAGCGCCGGACGCCGACCGGCGTCCACCTCTCGGCGAGCAATGTGCGGTACCTGCGCGCCAAGGTGGAGCGGACCGGGCACTCGATCGAGCTGTCCCGGCTGGTCGGCTGA